One genomic segment of Terriglobia bacterium includes these proteins:
- the hfq gene encoding RNA chaperone Hfq, giving the protein MSAVTIQESFFGAALQSRRHVTVYLLHGLKVSGMVQSFDKYSLVLETAEQEHLVFKHSITAAFLCRDKKCASCSPSQTAGFEQEAAAGD; this is encoded by the coding sequence ATGTCAGCAGTCACTATCCAGGAATCTTTTTTTGGCGCTGCTCTCCAGAGCCGGCGGCACGTTACCGTCTACCTGCTCCATGGCTTGAAGGTCTCAGGCATGGTCCAGTCGTTCGACAAGTACTCGCTGGTGCTGGAGACCGCGGAGCAGGAGCACCTGGTGTTCAAGCACTCCATCACTGCCGCCTTTCTCTGTCGCGATAAGAAATGCGCGTCGTGCAGCCCCAGCCAAACGGCGGGATTCGAGCAAGAAGCCGCGGCCGGGGACTAG
- a CDS encoding ABC transporter ATP-binding protein/permease yields the protein MRLANPNDKNPTDKKKKSSAQHLKSALPLIRELIRPRRGLLALSFGVLVIGRLAGLVLPASTKYLIDDVIGKHRSDMLLPLVAVVITATLIQGVSSFSMTQLLSKEAQRLITEMRRRVQEHVGRLSLSYYDANKTGALVSRIMNDVEGVRNLIGTGLVEFCGGVLTAVLALGFLLRINARMTVVALSFLVALMVALGRAFKVIRPIFRERSKISAEVTGRLTESLGGVRVVKGYHAEEREAQVFATGAQRLLDNVLKTLTATSLMGLSSTVMIGIVSSIIMYFGASQVLGGHMTTGGLFSYTMFIGFLIAPVAQIAAIGTQITEALAGLDRTREVLNEAREDQDPQRTLILPEPIQGEIAFEHVDFSYEPGKPVLDDVSFSSRPGTVTALVGSSGSGKSTMIGLVAAFYKPTSGRVLVDGVDLSQVRLSSYRGALGVVLQDSFLFDGSIRENIAFSRPDATEDQIMQACRIAHVDEFAERFPEKYATIIGERGVKLSGGQKQRVSIARAVLADPRILILDEATSSLDSESEAYIQQGLKYLMEGRTTFVIAHRLSTIRQADQILVVEAGKIVERGKHEHLLALKGRYHDLYMRQHGLETNLFLAPGEGDKVEEATASGRGGAGDPDAISLIRGGGSSL from the coding sequence GTGCGCTTGGCGAACCCCAACGATAAGAACCCCACCGATAAGAAAAAGAAATCATCCGCTCAGCATCTGAAGTCCGCCTTGCCGTTGATCCGGGAACTGATTCGCCCGCGGCGCGGGCTGCTGGCGCTGAGCTTTGGCGTATTGGTGATTGGGAGGCTGGCCGGCCTGGTGCTGCCCGCGTCCACCAAATACCTGATTGATGACGTGATTGGCAAGCATCGTTCGGACATGCTGCTGCCCTTGGTGGCGGTGGTGATTACCGCCACCTTGATCCAGGGCGTGTCTTCCTTTTCCATGACGCAACTGCTCTCCAAGGAAGCCCAGCGCCTGATCACCGAGATGCGGCGGCGCGTGCAGGAGCACGTGGGACGCCTGTCGTTGAGTTACTACGACGCCAACAAGACCGGCGCACTGGTTTCGCGCATCATGAATGACGTGGAAGGCGTGCGCAACCTCATCGGCACCGGCCTGGTGGAGTTCTGCGGCGGCGTGCTGACGGCCGTTCTGGCCCTGGGCTTTCTGCTCCGAATCAATGCCCGCATGACCGTGGTGGCCCTCAGCTTCCTGGTGGCTCTCATGGTCGCACTGGGACGCGCGTTCAAGGTGATCCGGCCGATTTTTCGCGAGCGGTCAAAGATCAGCGCGGAAGTCACCGGACGCCTCACCGAATCCCTCGGCGGCGTCCGCGTAGTGAAGGGCTACCATGCGGAAGAGCGTGAAGCCCAGGTGTTTGCCACGGGAGCGCAGCGCCTGCTGGACAACGTGCTCAAGACCCTGACCGCCACTTCGCTCATGGGGCTTTCTTCCACGGTGATGATCGGCATTGTCAGCTCCATCATCATGTACTTCGGCGCCAGCCAGGTCCTGGGCGGACACATGACCACCGGCGGACTCTTCAGTTACACCATGTTCATCGGTTTTTTGATTGCCCCTGTGGCGCAGATTGCCGCCATCGGAACGCAAATCACGGAAGCTCTGGCCGGCCTGGACCGCACGCGCGAAGTGCTCAACGAAGCCCGTGAAGACCAGGACCCGCAGCGCACACTCATTTTGCCGGAACCCATCCAGGGCGAGATTGCTTTCGAACACGTGGACTTTTCCTACGAACCGGGCAAGCCCGTGCTGGACGACGTGAGCTTTTCGTCGCGGCCCGGTACCGTCACCGCGCTGGTCGGGTCGTCGGGCTCGGGCAAGTCCACGATGATCGGTCTGGTGGCGGCGTTTTACAAACCAACTTCCGGACGCGTCCTGGTGGATGGCGTTGATCTCAGCCAGGTGCGTCTCAGCTCCTATCGCGGCGCTTTGGGTGTGGTGTTGCAGGATTCTTTTCTCTTCGACGGCAGCATCCGCGAGAACATCGCTTTCTCGCGCCCGGACGCCACCGAAGACCAGATCATGCAGGCCTGCCGCATCGCCCACGTGGACGAGTTCGCCGAACGCTTTCCCGAAAAGTACGCGACCATCATCGGCGAGCGTGGCGTGAAACTTTCGGGCGGACAGAAGCAGCGGGTGTCCATCGCCCGCGCCGTGCTGGCTGATCCGCGCATCCTGATCCTGGACGAAGCCACGTCGAGCCTCGATTCCGAATCGGAAGCCTACATCCAGCAGGGCCTCAAATATCTAATGGAAGGCCGCACGACGTTTGTCATCGCCCACCGCTTGTCCACTATCCGCCAGGCCGACCAGATTCTGGTGGTGGAAGCCGGCAAGATCGTAGAGCGCGGCAAGCACGAACATCTCTTGGCGCTCAAAGGCCGCTACCACGATCTCTACATGCGCCAGCACGGCCTGGAAACCA
- a CDS encoding DinB family protein, protein MPMQYEYTAVPESAVPRASNPIFQHLLDTYASETSKVVSVWREFAPPDMSFKPADRSSSVLEIMKHQLLSERRFFAEFIGLPGEPEPAGLMPQELTPQGFCRRQEELCKPRLDRLAACDQTWWLEVVPFFDVQRQRIWVFWRRVLHTAHHRTQLSVYLRLLGKRVVSNYGPTADVTWQGADPTRSVEAAGRK, encoded by the coding sequence ATGCCCATGCAATATGAGTACACCGCGGTCCCTGAGTCCGCGGTGCCGCGCGCTTCCAACCCCATCTTTCAACATCTACTGGACACCTACGCCAGCGAAACCAGCAAGGTCGTCAGCGTGTGGCGGGAGTTCGCTCCGCCGGACATGAGCTTCAAGCCCGCTGACCGTTCCAGCAGCGTGCTGGAGATCATGAAGCACCAGTTGCTGTCTGAGCGGCGCTTCTTTGCCGAGTTCATCGGCCTGCCCGGCGAACCCGAGCCCGCGGGGTTGATGCCGCAGGAGCTCACACCGCAAGGTTTTTGCCGGCGCCAGGAAGAGCTATGCAAGCCTCGGCTGGACCGTTTGGCGGCGTGCGACCAGACCTGGTGGCTGGAAGTTGTTCCCTTCTTTGACGTGCAGCGCCAGCGCATATGGGTTTTCTGGCGGCGGGTGCTGCACACCGCGCACCATCGCACACAGTTGAGCGTCTATCTGCGTTTGCTGGGAAAGCGAGTGGTTTCCAACTACGGGCCCACGGCGGACGTGACATGGCAGGGCGCCGATCCCACGCGCAGTGTGGAAGCGGCAGGAAGAAAGTAA
- a CDS encoding LysR family transcriptional regulator translates to MEVHQLRYFCAVAETGSFTRAAEREQVAQPSLSQQIMKLEEELGVRLFDRLGRSVRLTDLGQIFLPRARAILMELRAAKEEVAEKQSSVSGPVSVGVIPTIAPYFLPSRIALFLRKYPRAAITVTEDVTVRLIDRLRAGLVDLAIMALPARGHDLECFPLRTERLYAILPKNHALGRKRTVLLKELRHEPFLLLREDHCFRETAIEVCKQARVMPQIVFESGQFSSILAMVGAGLGISIVPEMALVHRPDCTSVLIADERASRTIGVATLKGRFLSRVQRAFLTQLQTDSHAHGHGHGHGRAKSASRLKANSPQKVLVP, encoded by the coding sequence ATGGAAGTCCATCAGCTCCGGTATTTCTGCGCCGTGGCCGAAACGGGGTCTTTTACCCGCGCGGCGGAGCGCGAACAAGTCGCCCAGCCCTCGCTTTCCCAGCAGATCATGAAGCTGGAGGAAGAGCTGGGCGTGCGTCTGTTTGACCGCCTGGGACGCAGCGTCCGCCTGACCGATCTGGGACAGATCTTCCTGCCTCGCGCCCGCGCCATTCTGATGGAGCTGCGCGCCGCCAAGGAAGAGGTCGCGGAAAAGCAATCCAGCGTCTCCGGGCCGGTGAGCGTCGGCGTGATCCCCACCATCGCTCCGTATTTTCTGCCGTCGCGCATCGCGCTGTTCCTGCGCAAGTATCCCCGCGCCGCCATCACCGTCACCGAAGACGTGACCGTCCGCCTGATTGACCGCTTGCGCGCCGGGTTGGTGGACCTGGCCATCATGGCCCTGCCCGCGCGCGGGCATGATCTGGAATGTTTCCCGCTGCGCACCGAGCGGCTGTACGCCATCCTGCCCAAGAACCACGCGCTGGGACGCAAGCGCACCGTTCTGCTCAAGGAGTTGCGCCACGAGCCGTTCCTGCTGTTGCGCGAAGACCATTGTTTTCGCGAAACCGCCATTGAGGTCTGCAAGCAGGCGCGCGTGATGCCGCAAATTGTTTTTGAAAGCGGCCAGTTTTCCAGCATTCTGGCCATGGTGGGCGCCGGGCTGGGAATTTCCATTGTGCCGGAGATGGCCCTGGTGCACCGTCCGGACTGCACCTCAGTCCTCATCGCCGACGAGCGCGCCTCGCGCACCATCGGCGTGGCCACGCTCAAAGGCCGCTTCCTCAGCCGGGTGCAACGCGCCTTCCTCACCCAGTTGCAGACGGACAGCCACGCTCATGGGCATGGTCACGGCCACGGTCGCGCCAAAAGCGCCTCTCGCTTGAAAGCGAACTCGCCGCAAAAAGTGCTGGTTCCGTAA